The sequence TCGGCGTGTCGTGCCACAGCACCTCGTTGAGGGCCTGGCCGACACTGCCGCGCCCGCCCGAAAGCGTCATCGCGAAGCGGCTGTCGGTCAGCATCAGGCGGATGGTGTTGCCGATCCAGTTCGCCGTCGGCTGCTGCGCCGCGGCGGTCACCACGAGGAGGTCCTGGACGACCTCCTCGTCGGTCAGCGCCGCGGGGTGCTGCAGCATCGCCGTCGGGACGTCCGCGCCCGGCTGCTCGTGCTTCACCGCCACGAGCCGCGCCATCGCCTCCTGCACCCGCATGTACGCGGGCAATGCCTCGGGACCGACGTCGAGGGACAACGCGACGTCGCGCACCAGCGCCGGCGCCTCCGAGTCGGGCATACCGTACATCTTCGCGACCGCGAGCAGCGGCGCCTGCTGGGCGAAACCGGCGATGAGGTCGGCTTCGCCGGTGCCCGCGAACCCGTCGATCAAGCGGTCCGCGATGCGCTCGCAGTGCGCGCCGAGGTCGAACTGGTCCACCGCGGACAGCGCGTCGCCGATCGCGCCCGCCCGGCGCCGGTGCTCCCCGGCCTCGGTGAACATCACCGACGGGTTGTGCATCACGTAGGGCAGCAGCGGCCAGTCTTCGGGGACGTTCTTCCACTGGTTCCACCGGCGGCTGTCCCTGGCGAACAGCTGCGAGTCCTGGCACACCTGGTGGATTTCGCGGTAGCCGGTCGCCAGCCACGCGGGGATGTCACCGTCGAGCAGGACCGGGACGACCCCGCCGTGCTGCCGCCGGATCCGGGCGTACAACGCGGCGGGGTCCTTCTGGAACTCCGGCCCGTACAACCGGACGCGGTCCGACGTGGAGGCCGCCTCCGCGTGGGTGCTGGTGTGGGAACCGGTCACGATGCGCCCTCCCGGACTTTGGACAGGGTGTAGAGGTGGTCGACGAGCGAGATCAGCACCTGCTTCGACGAGTCCCGGTCGCGGGCGTCGCAGTCCACGAGCGGCACCTCGGCGGACAGGTCGAGCGCCGCGCGCACGTCGTCGAGGCTGTGCTTAGGCGGGCCGAAGTTGTTGCGCGCCACGATGAACGGCGTGCCGTGGTGTTCGAGCCGGTCGATCGCGTACCACGAATCGGCCAGCCGCCGGGCGTCCACCAGGACGACGGCGCCGAGGGTGCCGGCGAACAGGCTGTCCCAGAGGAACCAGAACCGTTCCTGCCCCGGGGCCCCGAACAGGTAGAGCACCAGCTGCTCGTCGAGGCTGATCCGGCCGAAGTCGAACGCGACCGTGGTCGTCGTCTTGGCCTGCACCCCGCGGGTGTGGTCGACGCCGATCCCGGCCTGGGTCATCGTCTCTTCGGTGCTCAGCGGCCGGATCTCGCTGACCGACCGGACCATGGTCGTCTTCCCGACGCCGAAGCCGCCGACGATGACGATCTTCACGCCGTCGTTGGCGGTGTCGGCCAGGGGCAGCCGTTCTTCTCGTTCAAAGATTGCGGAGTCCAACGAGCACCTTCTTGAGGAATTCCGAGTCGGAGGTCCGTCCCGCGGCCTGGGCCGACGACGGATGTCGGGCGGACACCTTGCCCGTGGCCAGCAGGTCCGCGAGCAGGATCTTGATCACACTCACCGGGAGCGCCAGATCGGCCGACAGCTCCACGACCGACGTCGGCTTCGCGGTGATCCGCAGGATCCGGACGTGCTCGGACTGCATGCCCGCCGACGGCTCCGACTCCCGGACGATCAGGGTGACGAGATCGAGATCGACGTCATCCGCGCTGCTGCGCCCACCCGTGACCGTGTAGAGCCGGTCCGGGTCCTCCCCGTCGAGCGCGGCGCGCGTCACGAAGCCGGGTGGTCGGCCGCCGCGAAGCGCGGCGGGGCGGTGAAGATCGAGCCGATCTGTTCCACCAGCTCGTCCATGTTGTGGCCGATCAGGCCGACGTCGGCGTCTTCGGTGGCGATCACGGCCAGGTGCGAGCCGACCCCGGCCTCGACGATGAAGAGGATCCCGCCGTGGAACTCGGTCATCGAGTTCCGCACGCCACCGGTGCCGTCGCCGAACTCGACCGACGCGCCGTGCGCCAGCGCCTGGACGCCGGCGGCGATCGCGGCGAGCTGGTCGGCACGGTCGACGGTGAGCCCCTGCGTGTGGCAGAGCTTCAGGCCGTCGCGGGAAAGCACGAGGGCGTGGCAGGCCCCGGCGGTGTTGGTGACGAGGTTTTCGAGGAGCCATTCGAGGCTCTTGTCCGAATCAGTCATCGAATCCGGGGACCGGGCGCGGCGGGTCCCCTTGCTCCCATCTGGCGGTGTGCGGGTGTACGGGCGGGGCGACGGGTCACGCGTCTTCGCCGGTGTCCGAAGGGGAAGCGGCCTGGCGGGTCGGCAGGGAACCACCGCTGCGCCGCTGCTGGAAGGCCCCGAACCGGGACCCGGTGTCCCGCTCGGCCCGGGCGGGGCTCGGGGTGGGTGACGGCGGCCGGCGCGACGCGGCGGTCAGCGTCTGCCCGCGCGAGCGCTTCGGCAGCTCCGACGGCTCGGACAGGTCGCCGGCGATTTCGTGGCTCGTGTCGGCGGGGCCGGGCCACACGACCGACGCGGCGTGCTCGTCCGCCTCCGGCAGGGCGTCGGGCCGGGGCTGGGTGATCAGCTGGGTCGGGATGCGCATGACCACGCCGATCCCGCCGCGGGAAGACGGCCGGAAGAACACGTGCAGCTGGTGCTTGCGCGCCAGGCTGCCCACGACCGCGAGCCCGAGCCGCGTGCCCGACATCGAGGTGAGGTCGAGCGGCTGGTCGAGGGAAACCGTGCGCTCGGCGCGGGCGAGCGCCTGCGGCTTCATGCCGAGGCCGCCGTCCTCGATGGTGATCACCGCGCCGTTGTGCAGATCTTCGACGTAAACGTGCACTTCTTCCGACGGGGCGGAGAACTTCGTGGCGTTGTCCATGAGTTCGGCCAGCGCGTGCATGACGTCTTCCGCGGCGTAGCCGACGACCGCCACCCCGCTCGCGGAATGCACCCGCACCCGCTGATAAGCGCCGATCCGGCCGAGCGCCCCGCGCAGGATGCTTTCCATCCGGATCGGTTTCGTCCAGCGGCGGCCCGATCGCGCACCGGTGAGCACGGCGATGCTGTCGGCCAGCCGCCCCGCCTGCGCGGTGAGGTGATCGACCTTCAGGAGATCGCCGAGCATCGCCTCGGACGACCGGTTCTCCATTTCGCGCAGGTCCCCCAGCGTGCTGGTCGCCAGTGCCTGCAACCGGCCCGCCGCGCTCGCGCAAGCGGCCGTCGCGGCGGCGCGGCGACGTTCGCCGACGGCGATCTCGTCGACCAGGAGCCGCAGGGCGCGCTGGTGCAGTTCGTCGGCGGGGCGCGGCACCTCGGCGAGCACGCTGTCCGCGAGCCCGCCACCGCGCAGCCGCCGCACCGCGTCCGGGACGGTCCGGTCGAGCAGCAGGGCCAGTTCGCCGCGGCCCTGCTCGACGGCTTCGCGGGCGTGCCGGGCTTCGTCCTGCGCGGCCTGGGCCTGCGCGGTCGCGGCCGATACCTGGTCACCGCGGCGCAGCGCGAAGAACACGGCGACACACGCGACGATTCCGGTGAGCGCGCCGGCAACGGCGACGAGAATCGCCTGACCACCGGAAACGGACAAGGACACCCCGGTCCAGATCGCGGCCGCGGCGACGGCGGTGACCACTACCCCGGTTACCGCCCGGCCGACTGACGCGCGTTCTTCCCGATGCTGTGCGGGCGGTCGTTCCGACATCGCTCCACTTCCTCGAGTCCGATTGGTGTCCGAACAGTACTCGGTTCGCCCGGAGAGATCACGACTCGGTTTCGGAGCGCCGCCGGACCGGCGCACCGGCCGCAGCCGGTGTCCGACGGTGTCGGCGAAAATCTTGATTACCACACATGCGGAGAATTGGCGGCGAAATTTGATTCACCGCAGGTCGGCACCTGTGCGGTCACTGTCCATTGTGGAATGCTGCGCGGGGCGACGCGCCGGCGTCGCCCCGCGGCAACCCGTGCTACTGGATCACGAACGGCGCCGACACGTCGACCGCGTACGGCGTCGTGCCGTTCTTGTCCAGCTGCAGCACATAACTGCCCGGCACGACCGCGGGCGGCCCGGACGCGTTGATGTCCGGCGCGCTTTCGGCCAGCGTGGCCGCCGGGAAGGACACGCGCACGACCTGGGACCGGCCCGGGTCGAGCGTCACGCGCGCGAAGCCGACCAGCCGTTGCGGCGGGACGACCACCGGGCTCACCGGCTGGGCCACGTACACCGGCACGACGTCGGTGCCGGCGCGGGTTCCGGTGTTGGTGACGGTGAACGTCGCGGTGGCCGTGCCGTCGCGCGCGACCTTCGGCGTCACCGCCAGGTTCGTGTGGGTGAACGTCGTGTAGGACAGGCCGTAGCCGAACGGGAATTGCGGGTTGTACGCGTTGCCCGGACCGGACGCGGTGCTGGGCAGCTGGTCGAAGAACTTCGGCTGGTCCCCCAGCGGCGACGGGGCCGTGCCGGCGAAGTCGGCGCCGACGGCCGGCGCGTCGGACGGCCAGCTGATCGGCAGCTTGCCCGCGGGGTTCGTCTTGCCGAACAGCACATCCGCCACCGCCGTGCCGGCTTCCGTGCTGCCCTGGTAGGCCATCAGCACCGCGTTCGCCTTCTCGGCCGGGCCCAGCCCGACCGGCCGGCCCGCGACGACCACGACGATCACCGGTTTGCCGGTCGCCTCCAGTGCCGAGACGAGGGCCTGCTGGTCGGGCGCCAGTGCCGGAGCCGGGTTGTCGCCCAGCCCTTCCGCGTAGGCCTTCTCCCCCACCACCGCCACATAGGCGCTGGTGTCGGCCGCGGCCGCGACGGCGCTCGCCTGATCCGGCGCGTAGACCGCGGCCGGGTCCGCGGCCCGGATGCCGCCCAGCACGGTGGTGCCCGGCGGGATCTGGTTCTCGGGGCCCATGCAGCAGACGTGCCCGGCCCCCGCCACGCCCTGCCAGCTCACGCTCCAGCCGCCGAGCTGGTTGGTCATCGAGTCCGCGCTCGGACCGGTCACCACGACCTTCGCGCCGGCCGGCAACGGCAGCGCGTTGTTCTCGTTGCGCAGCAGGGTGATCGACTCGCGTGCGGCCTTCGCCGTCTGGTCGCGGCCCGCGGTGACGGCGGCGTTGGCGGCGTTCGCGTCGACGCACGGTTTCGCCGGGTCGGCCACGCACGGCTGGTCGAACAGGCCGAGCTGGAACTTGAGCGTGAGGATGCGGCGCACGGCCTGGTCGATCCGCGCGTGCGAGATCTTGCCCGTGTCGACGGCCTGCAGGATCGCGGCCTGCCACCCGGCCGGGTCGGTGACCTGCATGCTCATGTCGACGCCCGCGTTCACGGCGGCGGCGATGGCACCCGGGAGATCCGGCGCGATGTGGTAGGCGGTCTGCAACGCGGTGACGTCCTGGTAATCGCTGATCACGACACCCGGGAAGTGCATCTGGTTGCGCAGGACGTCGGTCAGCAGGTAGTGCGACGAGGTGGCGGGAACGCCGTTGATCGAACCGGAGTTGACCATCACGGTCCCGGCGCCCGCGTCGATCCCGGCCGCGTACGGCGGCAGGATCGTCGTCTGGAGGTAGTTCATCGGGAGGAGCGCCTCGGCCCGGTCGTGCCCGTTGACCGACTGCGAGTAGCCGGCGAAGTGCTTGACCGTCGCGCTGACGTTCAGCTCACCGCGCTTGCCGGGCGTCTGCATGCCCTTGATGTTCGCGGCCCCCATGGCGGCCGACAGGACCGGTTGCTCGGCCCACGTCTCGTAGGTGCGGCCCCAGCGGTTGTCGCGCGCGATGTCCTGCACCGGGGCGAAGTTCCAGGTCCAGCCGGTGGCGCGCAGGGCGTCCGCGGTCGCCTTGCCGCCGGCCTGGGCGAGCGCGGGGTCCCAGGTGGCGCCCATGCCGATGGACTGCGGGTACAGCGGCGCCTGCCACGGGTGGCCGAAGCCGTGCACCGCGTCGATGCCGAACACGACCGGGAGGTGCAGGCGCGAGTTCTTGATCGCGAACTGCTGGATGGTGTTGTACTCGGTGGCCCAGTCGTAGCCGGTATTGCCCACGCCGCCCTTGCCCGTGGTGTCGACCGGATTCTCGGTACCACCCGCGAGAATCGAGCCGACGTGGGCGTCGAGCAGGATTTTCCGCATGCATTCCGGATTGGGCATGCCGAATCCGTTGTTCCCGCACGTCGTGCTGTTCGCGTCGGTCAGCGTGGTGACCAGCTGCTGGTCCATCTGGCCGACCTTTTCGGGCAGCGTCATCGCGTGCAGCAGCGCCTCCACCCGCGCCGGCACCGGGCGATGCGTGTCCAGCCAAGGCGCGGCGCCCGGCTGGCCGGCGGCACTGCCGCTGGCGGTGAACGCGGGAACCGCGAGCAGGGCAGCCGCCGCGAACACCGTGACGGTGGCGCGGGTACTGGGTCTGTGGTTGCGGAACACCTGACCTCCTTCAGCCGTGGTCGGCGCAGACCGGCCGGATGGGTGCCAGCGCACCGTAGGCACCTTCCGCCGGGCTGTAAAGCGCCGAACGGCCGCCGGTAACGGCGTTCGTACACACCTTGAAGGAACGCCACGGCGCGGTCGACGACGTTGCGGGCAATGCGCCCGGGAGCTACGCGAGGAACAGAACGCCTCAGGCGTCCACGATGGACCCGAGAAGTTCCCCGGCCAGCTTGCCCGCCGGGCGGGCCCACTGGTGACGCAGCTCGCCGAACAACGCCGCGGCACGGACTCCGGGCCAGTCCGCCGGCAGGAGCGCGGGCGGGAGGACCGGGTCGCGGCGGATCAGCAGCAGCCATTCCGCGCCCAGCCGGACGCGGCGGGACAAATCGTCGAGGTCGGCGAAGGCCCCGCCCGTCCAGCTGCGGAGAAACCGGGTGTACCCGTCGGCGATCCCGGCCAGGTCCCAGGCTTCCGCGGCGATGCGCGCGGGGTCGGTCCACAGGAAGGATTCGGCGCGGAACACCTCGGCGTGGTCGAGGAGATCGAGTTCGGCCAGCGCCGCCGAAACGTCCTGCGCCGACGGCGAAACCCAGAGGCCGCTGCGCAACGCCCCGAAGCCGAACCAGCCCAGCCGGGTCCGCAGCGCGTGCCGGTCCGCGCGGCGGCTCTCCGGCACCGAGAACGTCAGCAGCGTCCACCGGCCGTCCCAGTGCCGGTCGACGACCTCGCCCTCGAGCTTGCGCTGCCCGTCGCGCAGCACTTCGGTGCCGTGCGCGGTCAGCCCGAGGAACGCCTGGCGGCCACGGCGTTCCGTGCGGAGCAGGCCTCGGTGCCCCATCCGGCCGAGCGTCGCCCTGGTCGCGTGTTCGCCGACGCCGAGGCGGCCGAGCACGCCGAGGACACCGCCGGTCGACACGACCGTCCCGCGGTCCAGCACGTGGTCGCCGAACAAGGTGAGGAGCAGCGTCTCGGGCCGTACGACCGGCATTCCCGGCCCCCTCTCGCCGAACCGGAGCACCGGCCGATATGCACCAAGAATGCGACGATCTTCAAATATTCGTCCACCTTTTACCGAAACTTTCGGCGCGATCAGAGTAACCACAATTCCAATGTTCGGCAAATCATTGACGGTCGTTGGGGAACTGCCTACCGTCGTGGCGGGGAATTCCCAACCGGAGGTCGACGATGACGAGAATCAGGACCCTGCTCGGAATGCTCGCCGGTGCCACGCTGATCGCCGCCGCCGCGCTGTCGGCGCCACCGCCGGCGGCCGCCGCCTCACTGGTGGAGGTGACCGGCTTCGGCGACAATCCCGGCGGCATGCGGATGCACGTCTACGTGCCGGACTCGCACCCGGCCCACCCCGGGATCGTGGTCGCCATGCACGGGTGCGGCGGCTCGGGCCCCGGCTTCTACGCGGGCAGCGAATTCGCCTCGCTCGCCGACCGGTACGGCTTCCTCGTCATCTACCCGAGCGCCCAGCAGCAGGCCGGCTTCGGGAACTGCTTCGACACCTGGTCCGACG is a genomic window of Amycolatopsis lexingtonensis containing:
- a CDS encoding roadblock/LC7 domain-containing protein, whose product is MTDSDKSLEWLLENLVTNTAGACHALVLSRDGLKLCHTQGLTVDRADQLAAIAAGVQALAHGASVEFGDGTGGVRNSMTEFHGGILFIVEAGVGSHLAVIATEDADVGLIGHNMDELVEQIGSIFTAPPRFAAADHPAS
- a CDS encoding sensor histidine kinase, yielding MVTAVAAAAIWTGVSLSVSGGQAILVAVAGALTGIVACVAVFFALRRGDQVSAATAQAQAAQDEARHAREAVEQGRGELALLLDRTVPDAVRRLRGGGLADSVLAEVPRPADELHQRALRLLVDEIAVGERRRAAATAACASAAGRLQALATSTLGDLREMENRSSEAMLGDLLKVDHLTAQAGRLADSIAVLTGARSGRRWTKPIRMESILRGALGRIGAYQRVRVHSASGVAVVGYAAEDVMHALAELMDNATKFSAPSEEVHVYVEDLHNGAVITIEDGGLGMKPQALARAERTVSLDQPLDLTSMSGTRLGLAVVGSLARKHQLHVFFRPSSRGGIGVVMRIPTQLITQPRPDALPEADEHAASVVWPGPADTSHEIAGDLSEPSELPKRSRGQTLTAASRRPPSPTPSPARAERDTGSRFGAFQQRRSGGSLPTRQAASPSDTGEDA
- a CDS encoding PaaX family transcriptional regulator C-terminal domain-containing protein, encoding MPVVRPETLLLTLFGDHVLDRGTVVSTGGVLGVLGRLGVGEHATRATLGRMGHRGLLRTERRGRQAFLGLTAHGTEVLRDGQRKLEGEVVDRHWDGRWTLLTFSVPESRRADRHALRTRLGWFGFGALRSGLWVSPSAQDVSAALAELDLLDHAEVFRAESFLWTDPARIAAEAWDLAGIADGYTRFLRSWTGGAFADLDDLSRRVRLGAEWLLLIRRDPVLPPALLPADWPGVRAAALFGELRHQWARPAGKLAGELLGSIVDA
- a CDS encoding cytochrome P450 — translated: MTGSHTSTHAEAASTSDRVRLYGPEFQKDPAALYARIRRQHGGVVPVLLDGDIPAWLATGYREIHQVCQDSQLFARDSRRWNQWKNVPEDWPLLPYVMHNPSVMFTEAGEHRRRAGAIGDALSAVDQFDLGAHCERIADRLIDGFAGTGEADLIAGFAQQAPLLAVAKMYGMPDSEAPALVRDVALSLDVGPEALPAYMRVQEAMARLVAVKHEQPGADVPTAMLQHPAALTDEEVVQDLLVVTAAAQQPTANWIGNTIRLMLTDSRFAMTLSGGRGSVGQALNEVLWHDTPTQNFIGRFASRDTMLSGVRVRQGDLVVLGLAAGNADPHARPDAASGALGNHAHMSFGHGEHGCPYPAPEVAEVIARTTVEVLLDRLPDLELAVPAEQLKWRPSVWMRGLESLPVHFTPVHVAGPALW
- a CDS encoding glycoside hydrolase family 3 N-terminal domain-containing protein, which gives rise to MFRNHRPSTRATVTVFAAAALLAVPAFTASGSAAGQPGAAPWLDTHRPVPARVEALLHAMTLPEKVGQMDQQLVTTLTDANSTTCGNNGFGMPNPECMRKILLDAHVGSILAGGTENPVDTTGKGGVGNTGYDWATEYNTIQQFAIKNSRLHLPVVFGIDAVHGFGHPWQAPLYPQSIGMGATWDPALAQAGGKATADALRATGWTWNFAPVQDIARDNRWGRTYETWAEQPVLSAAMGAANIKGMQTPGKRGELNVSATVKHFAGYSQSVNGHDRAEALLPMNYLQTTILPPYAAGIDAGAGTVMVNSGSINGVPATSSHYLLTDVLRNQMHFPGVVISDYQDVTALQTAYHIAPDLPGAIAAAVNAGVDMSMQVTDPAGWQAAILQAVDTGKISHARIDQAVRRILTLKFQLGLFDQPCVADPAKPCVDANAANAAVTAGRDQTAKAARESITLLRNENNALPLPAGAKVVVTGPSADSMTNQLGGWSVSWQGVAGAGHVCCMGPENQIPPGTTVLGGIRAADPAAVYAPDQASAVAAAADTSAYVAVVGEKAYAEGLGDNPAPALAPDQQALVSALEATGKPVIVVVVAGRPVGLGPAEKANAVLMAYQGSTEAGTAVADVLFGKTNPAGKLPISWPSDAPAVGADFAGTAPSPLGDQPKFFDQLPSTASGPGNAYNPQFPFGYGLSYTTFTHTNLAVTPKVARDGTATATFTVTNTGTRAGTDVVPVYVAQPVSPVVVPPQRLVGFARVTLDPGRSQVVRVSFPAATLAESAPDINASGPPAVVPGSYVLQLDKNGTTPYAVDVSAPFVIQ
- a CDS encoding DUF742 domain-containing protein, giving the protein MTRAALDGEDPDRLYTVTGGRSSADDVDLDLVTLIVRESEPSAGMQSEHVRILRITAKPTSVVELSADLALPVSVIKILLADLLATGKVSARHPSSAQAAGRTSDSEFLKKVLVGLRNL
- a CDS encoding GTP-binding protein — its product is MVRSVSEIRPLSTEETMTQAGIGVDHTRGVQAKTTTTVAFDFGRISLDEQLVLYLFGAPGQERFWFLWDSLFAGTLGAVVLVDARRLADSWYAIDRLEHHGTPFIVARNNFGPPKHSLDDVRAALDLSAEVPLVDCDARDRDSSKQVLISLVDHLYTLSKVREGAS